The Candidatus Hinthialibacter antarcticus genome includes a region encoding these proteins:
- a CDS encoding HAD-IA family hydrolase — MLEAIIFDMDGVLVDSEQFIRQAAVNMFAEKGVSVDADDFLPFTGTGENRFIGGVAGLYGISIDLEKDKARLYAIYGELIVGNLEPLDGVVDFIAHCRKNGWKLSVASSADDIKVDQNLNGIGIPRDQFDAVTTGSDVTRTKPDPDIFLITAKKMGVHPGNCLVIEDAVSGVTAAKAAGCRCLALTTSFSPEALHEADWIGKTLADFPKEAIEW, encoded by the coding sequence GTGCTCGAAGCAATTATTTTTGACATGGACGGCGTGTTGGTTGATTCAGAACAGTTTATTCGTCAGGCGGCGGTAAACATGTTCGCTGAAAAAGGCGTTTCGGTCGATGCTGACGATTTTCTTCCTTTCACAGGAACAGGAGAAAACCGATTTATTGGCGGCGTGGCTGGACTCTATGGAATTTCGATTGATCTCGAAAAGGACAAAGCCCGGCTGTATGCGATCTATGGCGAACTCATTGTCGGGAATCTCGAGCCGCTTGACGGCGTAGTCGATTTTATAGCGCACTGCCGCAAAAATGGATGGAAGTTGTCTGTCGCATCAAGCGCGGACGATATTAAAGTTGACCAAAACTTGAATGGGATCGGCATCCCCAGAGACCAATTTGATGCGGTGACAACCGGAAGCGATGTGACCCGCACCAAGCCCGACCCCGATATCTTCTTAATCACGGCGAAAAAAATGGGCGTTCATCCTGGAAATTGCCTGGTAATCGAAGACGCCGTTTCCGGCGTGACCGCTGCCAAAGCGGCGGGATGCCGTTGTTTGGCGCTGACCACCAGTTTCTCTCCCGAAGCGCTCCATGAAGCCGACTGGATTGGAAAAACCCTCGCTGATTTCCCTAAAGAAGCCATAGAATGGTAA
- the fusA gene encoding elongation factor G, translating into MSQIAVSKKRNIAVVGHHGCGKTSLIEAMLYHTGVIDKLGRILDGTTYADYLDDEKQKKHTLTSKILTCTYKDIEIQLIDTPGYSDFVGDIKGALHAADGVLLVINAQSGVEVETEKIWDYIVEMDIPRVVVVNRMDCEHANFQNCVQQLEDLGAKVCPVRLPWGQESGFKGVIDLVTDKALTFNEKGGVEKSEEIPDDVKDVEEEFHAKMIEASVVTDDTLMERYLNEEELSYEDIRHGLHDGALTGATVPILVSDAYNCIGIESLMDGLVNYIPTPLDRKTFHACKKGSDEITEEPVQEDGPGIGFIFKSLVDPFVGKISFLRVMSGTLKGDGELFNRSKDSKDRVGHILEVNGKKHTSIPSASTGDIVAIAKIDSFETNDTISTEAGDLLVAPTTYPQPQVHQAFHVDDKNDEDKIGGLIPKLISGDPTIKAGRDHETGETVISAAGQMQIDLLIERLKNQSKIKVELKTPKVAYRETISAQGEGSYRHKKQSGGRGQFGEVHLRLKPLERGKEYEFVNSLFGGSIPTKFVPAVEKGIADAMVRGFLAGFPVVDVCAEVFDGKYHDVDSSEMAFKMAASKCFRQIAKEKCKPVLLEPVMTVEVTIPDDYMGDVMGDLNTRRGRVLGMEPANGKQIIRAHAPLAEMFTYSIDLRSITQGRGSFEMRPSHYDPVPNEVAQKIIAECAMEELDEE; encoded by the coding sequence ATGAGCCAGATCGCAGTCAGTAAAAAACGAAACATCGCTGTTGTGGGGCACCACGGTTGCGGTAAAACCTCTCTCATTGAAGCGATGCTTTATCATACCGGCGTCATTGACAAGTTGGGGCGAATTTTGGATGGGACCACGTATGCCGACTATTTAGACGACGAAAAACAAAAGAAACACACCCTTACCTCGAAAATATTGACCTGCACGTATAAAGATATTGAAATCCAACTGATCGACACGCCGGGCTACTCGGATTTTGTCGGCGATATCAAAGGCGCACTGCACGCAGCCGATGGCGTATTGCTTGTCATCAATGCGCAAAGCGGCGTCGAGGTCGAAACCGAAAAAATCTGGGACTATATCGTTGAGATGGACATTCCTCGCGTTGTCGTCGTTAACCGGATGGATTGCGAACACGCAAATTTTCAAAACTGCGTCCAGCAATTAGAAGACTTAGGCGCAAAAGTTTGTCCCGTTCGTTTACCCTGGGGCCAGGAAAGCGGTTTCAAAGGCGTCATCGACTTGGTTACCGATAAAGCGTTGACCTTTAATGAAAAAGGCGGCGTGGAAAAAAGCGAAGAAATTCCAGATGACGTCAAAGACGTGGAAGAAGAATTTCACGCCAAGATGATCGAAGCCTCCGTTGTGACCGATGATACATTGATGGAGCGATATCTTAATGAAGAAGAATTAAGCTATGAAGACATTCGTCATGGCCTGCACGACGGCGCGCTAACCGGAGCAACCGTTCCTATTTTGGTTTCCGACGCCTATAACTGCATTGGCATCGAATCGCTCATGGACGGTTTGGTGAATTACATCCCAACTCCTCTTGATCGCAAAACCTTCCATGCGTGCAAAAAAGGCAGCGACGAAATTACCGAAGAGCCTGTTCAAGAAGACGGCCCCGGCATTGGCTTTATTTTTAAAAGTTTGGTTGACCCGTTTGTCGGGAAAATTTCATTCCTGCGCGTCATGAGTGGAACCCTGAAAGGCGATGGCGAATTATTCAACCGCAGCAAAGACAGCAAAGACCGCGTGGGGCATATCCTCGAAGTCAACGGTAAAAAACACACCTCAATTCCAAGCGCCTCAACGGGCGATATTGTTGCAATCGCAAAAATTGACTCGTTTGAAACCAACGATACCATCTCGACGGAAGCGGGCGATCTTCTGGTCGCGCCGACGACGTACCCACAACCGCAAGTTCACCAGGCTTTTCATGTGGACGATAAGAATGACGAAGACAAAATTGGCGGCCTGATTCCAAAATTGATTTCAGGCGACCCGACCATTAAAGCGGGACGCGACCACGAAACCGGTGAAACGGTGATTTCTGCTGCGGGGCAGATGCAGATTGATTTATTGATCGAACGTCTCAAAAACCAAAGCAAAATCAAAGTAGAACTTAAAACGCCGAAGGTCGCTTACCGGGAAACCATTAGCGCCCAGGGCGAAGGCAGCTACCGTCACAAAAAGCAATCCGGCGGGCGCGGTCAGTTCGGCGAAGTCCATTTGCGTCTCAAACCATTGGAACGCGGTAAAGAATATGAATTTGTTAATAGCCTCTTCGGCGGATCAATACCGACAAAATTCGTTCCTGCGGTAGAGAAGGGCATTGCGGATGCGATGGTACGCGGATTTTTAGCCGGATTTCCTGTTGTGGATGTCTGCGCTGAAGTGTTCGATGGAAAGTATCACGATGTCGATTCATCTGAAATGGCTTTTAAAATGGCGGCTTCTAAGTGTTTTCGTCAAATTGCCAAAGAAAAATGCAAGCCAGTCCTGTTAGAACCTGTTATGACAGTTGAAGTTACGATCCCTGACGATTACATGGGCGACGTAATGGGTGACCTCAACACCCGCCGGGGGCGCGTCTTGGGCATGGAGCCAGCCAATGGAAAGCAAATCATTCGCGCTCACGCGCCGTTAGCGGAAATGTTCACCTATTCAATCGACTTACGGTCGATTACCCAGGGGCGCGGCAGTTTTGAAATGCGGCCTTCGCATTATGATCCCGTGCCGAATGAAGTGGCCCAGAAGATTATTGCCGAATGCGCAATGGAAGAACTTGACGAAGAATAG
- a CDS encoding quinone-dependent dihydroorotate dehydrogenase, whose translation MIRTLYQSIAKPIFFRFDPEWIHETILHTLPLIGPLKPVMQNQFSFNDGRLKQTIWGLDFNTPIGLAGGFDKNARCVNLWDAFGFSFFEIGTVTPKPQPGNPKPRLFRYPHREALINRMGFNNDGSEVIAERLQHLAALPHRALMGVSLGKQFDTPVDDLDQVVDDYCTSLKRLHDYGDFFVVNVSSPNTKNLRELQQKESLQAILNALKMELQTKDKAKPLCVKFAPDLSEEQINEAVSAALECGIDGFIATNTTNQTGETESGGLSGKPLRERATEVVKLIAHITEGNVPIIGCGGILDAPDAIEKLEAGAWALQIYTGFVYRGPGVVYDLNCGILNEMDKRGFTHLSDFRKG comes from the coding sequence TTGATCCGCACACTCTATCAATCCATCGCAAAGCCTATCTTTTTCCGCTTCGATCCTGAGTGGATCCATGAAACGATTTTGCACACGCTACCACTCATCGGCCCCTTGAAGCCGGTCATGCAAAATCAGTTTTCATTTAACGACGGCCGGCTCAAGCAAACCATTTGGGGATTAGACTTCAATACTCCAATCGGTCTCGCGGGCGGGTTCGATAAAAATGCGCGATGCGTGAATTTGTGGGACGCTTTCGGCTTTTCATTTTTTGAAATCGGAACGGTGACGCCGAAACCGCAACCTGGCAATCCCAAACCACGGTTGTTTCGCTACCCGCATCGGGAAGCTTTGATTAACCGCATGGGGTTCAACAACGACGGAAGCGAAGTCATCGCTGAGCGCTTGCAACATCTGGCGGCGCTGCCTCACCGGGCGTTAATGGGCGTGAGCCTGGGCAAGCAATTTGATACTCCAGTAGACGATTTAGACCAAGTCGTTGATGACTATTGCACGTCCTTGAAACGCCTGCATGATTACGGTGATTTCTTCGTCGTGAATGTGAGTTCGCCCAATACGAAAAACTTGCGCGAACTACAACAGAAAGAATCCCTGCAAGCGATACTGAATGCGTTAAAAATGGAACTTCAGACAAAAGATAAGGCGAAACCTCTGTGCGTGAAATTTGCGCCCGACCTCAGCGAAGAGCAAATCAACGAAGCGGTAAGCGCCGCATTAGAATGCGGGATTGACGGCTTCATCGCAACCAACACCACCAACCAAACCGGGGAAACGGAAAGCGGCGGACTCAGCGGCAAGCCCCTACGGGAACGCGCCACCGAAGTTGTAAAACTCATTGCGCACATTACCGAAGGCAACGTCCCCATCATCGGTTGCGGTGGAATACTCGACGCGCCAGACGCAATCGAAAAATTGGAAGCGGGCGCCTGGGCGCTGCAAATTTATACAGGGTTCGTCTATCGCGGGCCGGGCGTCGTCTATGACTTGAATTGCGGGATACTCAACGAAATGGACAAACGCGGCTTTACTCATCTTTCTGATTTTCGTAAAGGATAA
- a CDS encoding glycosyltransferase, with amino-acid sequence MDFQGVLQSNLDSFQQHWPQAAKLLQTFFANHKIKIQTDGVNVKLRFLHNHSDAYVEMIAPIQPDLSLNTYRQYEQFKPERQWLILMGASAVSPDFFVLRPQDNSTPVVIVEPDVAVLAAYCCIRSFAALVSCKQFHGFLGPSALREFQQTLVDRLHPFFLAKPNIHFIPGTEYARPTEEESQRLQTVQKMVMHEREVLLKKAEAAQQRYHNQQNKKTKKVFLVIPSVSCWRNICDGLAEGFEKNGIEVFKFYHLFPPSNVTPLDSLRLTAVFYKQQPDLIITLSHASDLFIQGIESMPVKRLVWYIDEPNHLIHKPHGRFDYLVPVWKEFNATLEQRGGTLLDEVPIGCGAIQSSHQNDLECEVGFVGSIVDTIDIQKALPDEIRQKVQAIVNEKLADCSRVYSELLSRFGLDEKDIQIITQVVQPILRTAGMTDASLLEFYLNVECNRIRRISVLSALHEFDLKIYGNPEWQRLLQDTPIAHCYQGKGLTSQECYDFYCSAKISINIHPCFAHSGPNTRDFDIPMCGGFLLSDIGIHAKERMAEFYNAENEIALFDEPESAADAVRRYLQHPDQRQRMIEAAQQRTSRDHSYAARAKQMMVFLRCTET; translated from the coding sequence ATGGACTTTCAAGGCGTACTTCAATCAAATTTGGATTCATTTCAACAACATTGGCCGCAAGCGGCGAAATTGCTGCAAACATTTTTCGCCAACCATAAAATCAAAATTCAAACCGACGGCGTCAACGTCAAACTCCGGTTTCTACATAACCATTCAGACGCATACGTCGAAATGATTGCGCCAATCCAACCGGACCTTTCACTAAACACATACAGGCAATACGAACAGTTCAAACCAGAACGGCAGTGGCTCATCTTAATGGGCGCATCGGCTGTTTCGCCGGATTTTTTCGTTCTTCGACCACAAGATAATTCCACTCCAGTCGTCATCGTCGAACCTGACGTCGCGGTTCTTGCCGCGTATTGCTGCATCCGCTCATTCGCCGCTCTGGTTTCATGCAAACAATTTCATGGGTTTCTCGGCCCCAGCGCATTGCGTGAATTTCAACAAACGCTGGTCGACCGGTTGCATCCTTTTTTTCTCGCCAAGCCCAATATTCATTTCATTCCAGGAACCGAATACGCCCGACCGACTGAGGAAGAATCGCAGCGTCTTCAAACCGTGCAAAAGATGGTCATGCACGAGCGTGAAGTGCTGCTGAAGAAAGCAGAAGCCGCACAACAACGCTACCACAATCAACAAAACAAAAAAACGAAAAAAGTATTCCTGGTTATCCCCTCGGTGTCTTGTTGGCGCAACATCTGCGACGGCTTGGCGGAAGGGTTCGAGAAAAATGGCATTGAAGTATTCAAATTTTATCACCTCTTTCCTCCCTCGAACGTCACTCCTTTAGACTCGCTTCGACTCACAGCGGTGTTTTATAAACAGCAACCCGACCTGATTATTACGCTGAGCCATGCGTCCGATTTATTTATTCAGGGCATTGAATCCATGCCCGTCAAACGATTGGTTTGGTATATCGACGAACCCAACCATCTCATTCACAAACCGCATGGACGTTTTGATTATCTGGTTCCAGTCTGGAAAGAATTTAATGCAACGCTTGAGCAACGCGGCGGTACCCTGCTCGACGAAGTGCCGATTGGATGCGGCGCGATCCAATCATCACATCAGAACGACTTAGAGTGCGAGGTCGGTTTCGTCGGCAGCATCGTTGATACGATAGACATACAAAAAGCGCTGCCCGATGAGATTAGACAAAAAGTTCAAGCCATCGTAAATGAAAAACTGGCTGATTGCAGCCGCGTCTATTCAGAATTGCTCTCGCGTTTTGGCTTGGATGAGAAAGACATTCAAATCATCACTCAGGTTGTTCAGCCAATTCTTCGCACAGCCGGCATGACCGACGCGTCGTTATTGGAATTTTATCTGAACGTCGAATGCAATCGTATCCGCCGCATTTCGGTTTTGTCGGCGCTGCATGAATTTGATTTGAAGATATACGGCAATCCTGAGTGGCAGCGCCTCCTGCAAGACACGCCGATTGCTCATTGTTATCAGGGAAAAGGGTTGACCTCACAAGAGTGCTATGACTTTTACTGCTCGGCGAAAATCAGCATCAATATTCATCCGTGCTTCGCGCACAGCGGCCCCAATACGCGAGATTTTGACATCCCCATGTGCGGTGGATTTCTGTTGAGTGATATTGGTATCCACGCCAAAGAGCGCATGGCGGAATTTTATAACGCCGAAAACGAAATCGCGTTATTTGACGAACCTGAATCAGCGGCGGACGCCGTTCGGCGCTACCTTCAACATCCCGACCAGCGCCAGAGAATGATCGAAGCCGCGCAACAGCGCACCTCCCGCGATCATTCCTACGCGGCGAGAGCGAAGCAGATGATGGTTTTTTTACGATGTACAGAAACGTAA
- a CDS encoding aldo/keto reductase — translation MTVPRISLCKDGPKFSQLVQGFWRLSDWNYSASQTIQLIEDCLSLGLTTFDHADIYGEYACEELFGNAWKEMSVPRESVEIVTKCGIKLDSEKRPSHRIKSYDTSKQHILQSVNHSLKALQTEYIDLLLIHRPDPLMDADEVAEAFVELRAAGKVRYFGVSNFTPGQFHLLASRLDFPLVTNQIEYSVLSTETQEDGSIDLCQQLGIRPMAWSPFGGGRLFSGQSEQAIRVRKALSDLGAELNETELDRLALAWILAHPVQFLPVLGTGKIERIQSAVKSLELKLTREQWYSVWQASKGHPVP, via the coding sequence ATGACAGTTCCCCGAATATCACTATGCAAAGACGGCCCAAAATTCTCTCAATTGGTGCAAGGATTTTGGCGTTTATCAGACTGGAACTACAGCGCATCACAAACCATCCAATTGATTGAAGATTGTCTTAGTCTGGGCCTCACCACGTTCGATCATGCGGATATTTATGGTGAATATGCTTGCGAAGAATTATTTGGCAACGCTTGGAAAGAGATGAGCGTCCCACGGGAGTCGGTCGAGATTGTGACCAAGTGTGGAATCAAACTCGATTCCGAAAAGCGCCCGAGTCACCGTATTAAATCGTATGACACATCAAAGCAACATATACTTCAATCGGTCAATCATTCGTTAAAGGCGTTGCAAACGGAATATATAGATTTGTTGCTCATTCACCGCCCTGATCCGTTGATGGACGCGGATGAGGTCGCGGAGGCTTTTGTCGAATTACGCGCTGCGGGCAAAGTGCGTTATTTTGGCGTGTCGAATTTTACGCCAGGCCAATTTCATCTTTTGGCGTCGCGCCTAGATTTTCCGTTAGTGACAAACCAAATCGAATATTCGGTGTTATCCACCGAGACGCAAGAGGACGGTTCGATTGATCTCTGCCAACAGCTCGGGATTCGCCCGATGGCTTGGTCGCCCTTTGGAGGCGGTCGTTTGTTCAGCGGTCAATCAGAGCAGGCGATACGCGTACGCAAGGCGTTGTCTGATCTTGGCGCCGAGTTGAATGAAACCGAGTTGGATCGGCTCGCCTTGGCCTGGATACTCGCGCATCCCGTACAATTTCTCCCTGTATTAGGAACCGGAAAAATTGAACGGATCCAGTCCGCCGTCAAATCTCTTGAACTCAAACTGACGCGCGAGCAATGGTACTCCGTGTGGCAAGCCTCAAAAGGACATCCGGTTCCATAA
- a CDS encoding glycoside hydrolase family 16 protein → MRLSIFLLFISIAVPTFAQRPAQGPMTDTVYTPESMGYELFWQDEFNGDQLDAEKWAVRGIGPRAVGYVTSDAVKVEDGFLKLLAYEQDDKIYISAVGTQGKFMTKYGYFECRAQLQKSAGVWAAFWIQSTDIAKGEDPATYGAEIDIMEFFKKLGTDIVSHNVHWAYGPNQQTTRGMQSYLKGVSDGFHTFALEWTPEKYVFFIDGLKFYEVTKGLSHIEEYMILSMELPSKMEELKNAVFPDEFVVDYVKVYKKKK, encoded by the coding sequence ATGAGGTTGTCTATCTTTTTATTATTTATTTCAATTGCTGTACCAACCTTTGCCCAACGCCCCGCCCAGGGACCGATGACTGATACGGTCTATACGCCTGAATCAATGGGCTACGAATTATTCTGGCAGGATGAATTTAACGGCGATCAACTGGATGCCGAAAAATGGGCAGTGCGGGGAATTGGCCCTCGAGCAGTCGGCTATGTCACGTCTGACGCGGTGAAAGTCGAAGACGGCTTTCTCAAATTATTGGCCTACGAACAAGACGACAAGATTTACATCAGCGCGGTCGGGACGCAGGGCAAGTTCATGACCAAGTACGGCTATTTCGAGTGCCGCGCTCAGTTACAAAAGTCAGCAGGCGTGTGGGCGGCGTTTTGGATCCAATCCACTGATATCGCCAAAGGCGAAGACCCCGCGACCTACGGCGCCGAAATCGACATCATGGAGTTCTTCAAAAAACTGGGAACCGACATCGTTTCACATAACGTCCATTGGGCGTATGGGCCGAACCAGCAAACCACCCGTGGAATGCAGAGCTATCTCAAAGGCGTAAGCGATGGGTTTCATACCTTCGCCCTCGAATGGACGCCGGAAAAATATGTGTTCTTTATTGATGGGTTGAAATTTTATGAAGTGACCAAAGGGCTTTCACATATCGAAGAATATATGATTCTCAGCATGGAACTTCCCTCCAAAATGGAAGAACTCAAAAATGCGGTGTTCCCCGATGAGTTCGTTGTTGATTATGTGAAGGTGTATAAAAAGAAAAAATAG